In Amaranthus tricolor cultivar Red isolate AtriRed21 chromosome 3, ASM2621246v1, whole genome shotgun sequence, a single window of DNA contains:
- the LOC130807397 gene encoding BES1/BZR1 homolog protein 2, giving the protein MGGATGRLPTWKERENNKKRERRRRAIAAKIFTGLRAQGNYKLPKHCDNNEVLKALCREAGWIVDDDGTTYRKGCNPPPMEMAGTSANISACSSLQPSPQSSAYPSPIPSYHASPTSSSFPSPSRYDSNPSTYLLPFLRNLASIPTNLPPIRISNSAPVTPPLSSPTSKGSKRKADWESLSNSNGSGSNSQQSACHPAFAVSAPSSPTRRNNITPLTIPECDESDASTVDSGRWFSFQSGPTYGIPTSPTFNLVKQAAAQTSSMQEALNGNVALGWGGAIERGRGSEFEFGNGAAVMAWEGERIHEVGVDDLELTLGSAKAKC; this is encoded by the exons ATGGGTGGAGCTACTGGAAGATTACCCACTtggaaagagagagaaaataacaagaagagagaaagaagaagacGAGCTATTGCTGCTAAGATCTTTACTGGTCTTCGTGCTCAAGGTAATTATAAGCTTCCTAAACACTGCGATAATAACGAGGTTTTGAAAGCTCTTTGTAGAGAAGCTGGTTGgattgttgatgatgatggtacTACTTATCGCAAG GGTTGCAACCCACCTCCAATGGAAATGGCGGGTACATCTGCCAACATTAGCGCCTGTTCTTCCCTTCAACCGAGTCCACAATCATCTGCCTATCCTAGTCCTATACCTTCATACCATGCCAGTCCAACATCATCTTCTTTTCCAAGCCCTTCGCGCTATGATTCAAACCCATCCACCTATTTGCTCCCTTTCCTTCGGAATTTGGCTTCCATTCCTACAAATCTTCCACCCATTCGTATATCAAACAGTGCCCCTGTAACTCCCCCACTTTCTTCCCCGACTTCTAAGGGCTCCAAGCGTAAAGCTGATTGGGAGTCCCTCTCAAATTCTAATGGCTCTGGCTCTAACTCTCAACAATCTGCCTGTCACCCTGCTTTTGCTGTTTCTGCCCCGTCTAGCCCTACACGGCGTAACAACATTACTCCTCTTACCATACCAGAATGTGATGAGTCAGATGCTTCGACCGTTGATTCTGGTAGATGGTTCAGCTTCCAGAGCGGACCAACTTATGGAATTCCTACGTCTCCTACATTTAATCTAGTGAAACAAGCTGCTGCTCAGACGAGCTCTATGCAAGAGGCACTCAATGGGAATGTGGCCCTTGGCTGGGGAGGTGCTATAGAGAGAGGACGTGGCTCGGAGTTTGAGTTTGGAAATGGTGCCGCTGTCATGGCTTGGGAAGGAGAGAGAATACATGAGGTGGGGGTAGATGATTTGGAGCTCACTCTTGGTAGTGCCAAGGCTAAATGCTAA
- the LOC130808510 gene encoding anthocyanidin 3-O-glucosyltransferase 5-like, producing MVIQKIPHVALLASPGLGHLIPILELAKCLATQHGLIVTIIAVTNETHQIKDELLSSASSSCPDHIYTIILPIDKLIFSGNETILARLSIMMRTALPSLHSLIHNMKRKPIALIVDQFGVVAFDKIAQDFNMFKYVFIASNARFLSYALYFPYVDYNNRGDYVRIPGCEPIPCEELNNLSSSPDAQNYQEFIQIAHLIESVDGILVNTWEDIEVKTLLAFRDEKALKLIVKASVYAIGPVIRSNLMETGGVKSKLIKWLDDQPNESVVYVSFGSGGTLSTQQTIELALGLELSKQRFIWVVRPPIDDNNAACLFESVGGTHELNNYLPDGFLDRTRDLGFIVPMWAPQSEILSHPSIGVFVSHCGWNSSLESIINGVPIIAWPLYAEQGMNATILVKNLGIAIRSDVNPKKELVRRDEIASMVRRVMMDKEGIGIKARVNGLKASANIALREGGSSYNALSQVVKKLLDDINDQTQN from the exons atggtGATTCAAAAAATCCCCCATGTAGCTCTTCTTGCAAGCCCAGGCTTAGGCCATTTGATTCCCATACTAGAACTAGCCAAATGCTTAGCCACCCAACATGGGCTCATTGTCACAATCATCGCCGTAACAAATGAAACACACCAAATCAAGGATGAACTCCTAAGCTCGGCCTCATCCTCGTGTCCAGATCACATTTATACCATAATCCTGCCCATTGATAAACTAATCTTTTCGGGCAACGAAACAATTCTCGCTCGCTTGTCGATCATGATGCGAACTGCCTTACCTTCTTTACATTCCTTAATCCACAACATGAAGCGCAAACCAATAGCCTTGATTGTTGATCAATTTGGTGTTGTTGCATTTGACAAAATTGCTCAAGATTTTAACATGTTTAAGTACGTTTTTATAGCGTCTAATGCAAGGTTTTTGTCCTATGCTTTGTATTTTCCATACGTAGATTATAATAATCGAGGTGATTATGTTCGTATCCCTGGTTGTGAACCTATACCGTGTGAGGAATTAAACAACTTGTCCTCGTCACCTGATGCACAAAACTATCAGGAGTTTATTCAAATAGCGCATTTAATTGAATCTGTCGATGGAATATTGGTGAACACGTGGGAGGATATTGAGGTGAAGACGCTTCTTGCATTTAGAGATGAAAAGGCATTGAAATTGATAGTTAAGGCCTCAGTTTATGCCATCGGACCGGTGATAAGAAG CAATTTAATGGAAACCGGGGGAGTAAAATCCAAATTGATTAAGTGGCTAGACGATCAACCAAATGAGTCAGTTGTCTATGTTTCATTCGGAAGTGGTGGAACTTTATCAACTCAACAAACAATAGAATTAGCCTTGGGTTTGGAATTGAGCAAGCAACGTTTTATTTGGGTGGTTCGACCTCCTATAGATGATAACAATGCAGCATGTTTATTTGAGTCCGTGGGCGGTACACATGAGCTTAATAACTATCTACCTGATGGGTTTCTTGACCGAACTCGTGACTTGGGTTTTATCGTACCAATGTGGGCTCCGCAATCGGAGATCTTATCCCATCCATCAATTGGGGTTTTTGTTAGCCATTGTGGTTGGAATTCGTCATTAGAAAGTATTATAAACGGAGTTCCAATAATCGCATGGCCTCTTTATGCAGAGCAAGGCATGAATGCGACTATACTTGTAAAGAACCTTGGTATTGCTATCCGTTCGGACGTAAATCCTAAAAAGGAGTTAGTTAGAAGGGATGAAATAGCAAGTATGGTTAGAAGGGTAATGATGGATAAGGAAGGGATAGGAATAAAAGCAAGGGTTAATGGATTGAAAGCAAGTGCAAATATAGCCTTAAGGGAGGGTGGGTCTTCCTACAATGCGCTATCACAAGTGGTGAAAAAGTTGTTGGATGATATCAATGACCAAACTCAGAATTAA